A portion of the Verrucomicrobiota bacterium genome contains these proteins:
- a CDS encoding efflux RND transporter permease subunit codes for MILSRVSIQRPILASMMNLVLILFGLIGLTRLPVRELPDIDPPIISITTVYPGANARVVETEVTERLEEAVNNIEGIKTLRSESREGVSNISIEFDLSRDIDIAAQDVRDRVSRVRGQLPLDIREPIIAKQDSDAMPIIWSSLNSDRYSPRELTTLAEQQIKPRFQGISGVSSVMIGGEKRFAMRLWLDSEKMAGRHVTVLDVQRALRQQNIELPSGRVENLDREMTIQTRGEMKTAEEFNDLVIRSDGTSLVRLRDIGNAEEGSEDYRTIARAAGKPCVWLGVIKQAKANTVAVAKAVKAEIEAIRPTLPQGCDLGVGYDSSVFVERAIIEVWDTLAIAFGLVVLIIFVFLRNIRSTIIPAVAIPVSIVGTFAILYAFGFSVNILTMLALVLSIGIVVDDAIVVLEAIYRHIEEGMPPMQAAFKAMEEISFAVIAITISLVAVFAPLAFQKSTTGRLFIEFAVAVAGSVIISAFVALTLSPAMSARVLKSLEGVKHGPLFNFFERSFDWFANTYGRALKWSLRHRFFVTLVALGSFGLTVAAYFGLEQDFLPQEDKSRMFCMVITPNGSTSEFTDRQLQKAERIVSEVPEVARYGAMVAPGFRGPGEANFGIVFVTLKDRKERERSAQQIVYGPGGVMQRFFNEVEGGLAIVQLPKAIEVSFRESPFELILQNQDLDALNTTAQEVANKIRGMNKLRSVNVTFEVNKPELRVSIDRSRAALLGVSIEDISRTMQILFGGLDLSRLKIGGKEYYVMAQLERQSRLTPQDLDKIFVRNDKGELIQLSSLVTRTQGAAPNSISHYGRLRSASITASPGTVPIGTVVKEVDAMLAQELPPGTLYAWGGDAKSLNDASTEIWWVLGLAMIIVYMTLAAQFESLIHPLTVMLALPLAGVGAFGLLWLIDFGGKMGLYPPIPAMNMNLFSQVGLVLLIGLVTKNSILLVEYANQQRAKGIDSHEAMIRAGVVRLRPILMTAFSTVAGILPIAIGFGSGAESRRPMGVAVVGGMMTSTFLTLLIIPVVYTLFSDLAEKLHRKGAKAALDPVDAAPGFSAQ; via the coding sequence ATGATCCTATCCCGCGTTTCCATCCAACGTCCGATCCTGGCCAGCATGATGAATCTCGTGCTGATTCTCTTCGGACTGATTGGCCTGACGCGCCTGCCCGTGCGCGAACTGCCCGATATCGATCCGCCCATCATCTCCATCACGACCGTGTATCCCGGTGCGAACGCGCGCGTGGTCGAAACCGAAGTCACCGAGCGTCTCGAAGAGGCCGTCAACAACATCGAAGGCATCAAGACGCTGCGCAGCGAAAGCCGGGAAGGCGTCAGCAATATCTCCATCGAGTTCGACCTTTCGCGTGACATCGACATCGCGGCCCAGGATGTGCGCGACCGAGTGTCGCGCGTCCGGGGCCAGTTGCCGCTGGACATTCGCGAACCGATCATTGCCAAGCAGGATTCCGACGCCATGCCGATTATCTGGAGTTCGTTGAACAGTGACCGGTATTCGCCCCGGGAACTCACGACGCTGGCCGAACAGCAAATCAAGCCGCGGTTCCAGGGCATTTCGGGCGTCTCTTCCGTGATGATCGGCGGCGAAAAGCGCTTCGCGATGCGGCTATGGCTGGATTCCGAGAAAATGGCTGGGCGTCACGTCACCGTGCTCGACGTCCAGCGCGCGCTACGCCAGCAAAACATCGAGTTGCCCAGCGGCCGCGTGGAGAATCTCGACCGCGAAATGACCATCCAGACGCGCGGTGAAATGAAGACCGCCGAGGAATTCAATGATCTGGTCATCCGGAGCGATGGCACGTCGCTCGTCCGCCTGCGCGACATCGGCAACGCGGAGGAAGGCTCGGAGGATTATCGCACCATCGCGCGCGCCGCGGGCAAACCGTGCGTCTGGCTGGGGGTGATCAAGCAAGCCAAGGCCAACACGGTGGCCGTGGCCAAAGCGGTCAAGGCAGAAATCGAAGCCATCCGGCCTACGCTGCCGCAAGGGTGCGACCTGGGGGTGGGATACGACTCCAGCGTGTTTGTGGAGCGGGCCATCATCGAAGTTTGGGACACGCTGGCGATTGCCTTCGGGTTGGTGGTGTTGATCATTTTCGTGTTTCTGCGAAACATTCGCTCGACGATCATCCCGGCGGTGGCGATTCCGGTGTCGATTGTCGGCACCTTTGCGATCCTTTACGCGTTTGGTTTCTCGGTAAACATCCTGACCATGCTGGCGCTGGTGCTGAGCATCGGCATCGTGGTCGATGACGCCATCGTGGTGCTGGAAGCGATTTACCGGCACATCGAGGAAGGGATGCCGCCCATGCAAGCGGCGTTCAAAGCGATGGAAGAAATCAGCTTCGCCGTCATCGCGATCACGATTTCGCTTGTGGCGGTGTTTGCGCCGCTGGCGTTTCAGAAGAGCACGACCGGGCGGCTGTTTATCGAGTTTGCCGTCGCCGTCGCCGGGTCGGTGATCATCTCGGCGTTCGTGGCGCTGACGCTCTCGCCCGCCATGTCCGCCCGCGTGCTCAAATCGCTTGAAGGCGTGAAGCACGGCCCGCTCTTCAACTTCTTCGAGCGCAGCTTCGATTGGTTTGCGAACACTTACGGGCGCGCCCTGAAGTGGTCGCTCCGGCACCGGTTTTTCGTGACGCTGGTCGCGCTCGGATCGTTCGGACTCACCGTGGCGGCTTATTTTGGCCTGGAGCAGGATTTCCTTCCGCAAGAGGACAAGAGCCGCATGTTTTGCATGGTGATCACCCCGAATGGCTCGACGAGTGAATTCACCGACCGCCAGTTGCAGAAGGCTGAACGGATCGTCTCCGAGGTGCCCGAAGTAGCCCGCTACGGCGCGATGGTTGCCCCGGGTTTCCGGGGGCCTGGAGAGGCGAATTTCGGAATTGTGTTCGTGACGCTCAAAGATCGGAAGGAGCGCGAGCGCTCGGCGCAGCAGATCGTTTACGGACCGGGCGGCGTGATGCAGAGGTTCTTCAACGAGGTGGAAGGCGGGTTGGCGATTGTCCAGTTGCCCAAAGCCATCGAAGTGAGCTTTCGCGAATCTCCGTTCGAATTGATCCTGCAAAACCAGGATCTCGACGCGCTCAACACGACCGCCCAGGAGGTGGCGAACAAGATTCGCGGCATGAACAAGCTTCGGAGCGTGAATGTCACCTTCGAGGTGAACAAGCCAGAGCTTCGCGTGAGCATTGACCGCAGCCGCGCGGCGTTGCTGGGCGTGAGCATCGAAGATATTTCGCGCACGATGCAAATCCTCTTCGGCGGGCTTGACTTGAGCCGGCTCAAGATCGGCGGCAAAGAATATTACGTGATGGCGCAACTGGAACGTCAATCGCGCCTGACCCCGCAAGACCTGGACAAGATTTTCGTCCGAAACGACAAAGGGGAGTTGATCCAATTGAGCAGCCTCGTGACCCGCACCCAGGGCGCGGCTCCCAATTCGATCAGTCACTACGGACGTTTGCGCAGCGCGAGCATCACAGCTTCGCCGGGCACCGTGCCGATCGGAACTGTCGTGAAGGAAGTCGATGCCATGCTCGCGCAGGAGCTGCCGCCGGGAACCCTTTACGCCTGGGGCGGCGACGCCAAAAGCCTGAACGACGCCAGCACCGAAATCTGGTGGGTCCTGGGACTGGCGATGATCATTGTGTACATGACGCTGGCGGCGCAATTCGAGAGCTTGATTCATCCGCTGACGGTCATGCTGGCGCTGCCGCTGGCGGGCGTCGGCGCGTTCGGCTTGCTGTGGCTCATCGATTTCGGCGGAAAGATGGGGCTTTATCCACCCATCCCGGCGATGAACATGAATCTGTTCAGCCAGGTCGGGCTCGTGCTTTTGATCGGATTGGTGACGAAGAACTCGATCCTGCTCGTCGAGTACGCCAACCAGCAACGCGCCAAAGGCATCGACTCGCACGAGGCGATGATCCGTGCCGGTGTGGTTCGGTTGCGGCCTATTCTGATGACGGCGTTCTCCACCGTCGCGGGCATTTTGCCGATTGCGATTGGGTTCGGGTCGGGTGCGGAGAGTCGGCGGCCCATGGGCGTTGCGGTGGTTGGCGGCATGATGACCAGCACCTTTTTGACCCTGTTGATCATCCCGGTCGTGTACACGCTCTTCAGCGACCTGGCCGAGAAGCTCCACCGCAAAGGAGCGAAGGCGGCACTCGATCCTGTGGATGCGGCTCCGGGTTTTTCGGCGCAGTGA